GCCGGGATGAAGGTGAGCAGGGTCCCGGAGACCACGCCCGGCATGGAGAGCGGGAAGGTCACCTTGCGGAAGACCGTGGCGGGCTTCGCGTACAGGTCCCCGGCCGCCTCGTGGAGGCGGGTGTCGATGCGCTCCAGCGAGGAGTACAGCGGCAGGATCATGAAGGGGAGGAAGTTGTACGTCAGACCGCAGACCACCGCGAGCGGCGTGGCCAGCACCCGGTCGCCCTCGGTCATGCCGAGCCAGCTGGTGACGTCGAGGAAGCCGACCTTGTTGAGGACGTCGACCACCGGGCCGCCGTCGGCCAGGATCGTCTTCCAGGCCAGCGTGCGGATCAGGAAGCTGGTGAAGAACGGGGCGATGACCAGCACCAGCAGCAGGTTGCGCCAGCGGCCGGCTTTGAAGGCGATCAGGTAGGCCAGCGGGTACCCGAGCAGCAGGCACAGCGCGGTGGCGGTGCCGGCGTACAGCAGGGAGCGCAGGAACTGCGGGTAGTACTCGGTGAAGGCGTCCCAGTAGGTCTGGAAGTGCCAGGTGACCTGGAAGCCCTCTTCGAGGGAGCCCGTCTGCACCGAGGTGGAGGCCTGGTAGACCATCGGCAGCACGAAGAAGACCAGCAGCCACAGGATGCCGGGGAGCAGCAGCCAGTACGGGACCAGCCGCTTGCGCACCGACGGCTTGTGCACCGGGGGTCCGGCCGGGGCGGGCGCCTGGGGCGGCGCAGCAGTGGCGGTCACGCGCTCTCCTCGACGGTCTCGATGCCCGCGTCTATGTCCTGGGCCGCATCCAGGCCGAAGGTGTGCTCCGGGTTCCAGTGCAGGATCACCTCGGCGCCCGGCACCAGGCGGGCGTCCCGCTCGATGTTCTGGGCGTAGACCTCCAGCTCAGGGCAGACCGGGCTGTCGATCACGTACTGGGTGGAGACGCCGATGAAGGAGGAGGCGACGATGCGGCCGGAGAGCTTGTTGCGGCCGGCGGCGATGGTGTGTTCCTCGTCGGCGTGGACCAGGGAGATCTTCTCGGGGCGCACTCCGACCAGCAGCTTCCCGCCGGCCTTGGGCGTGGTCGCGCAGCGGGCGGCCGGCAG
This genomic window from Streptomyces sp. NBC_01351 contains:
- a CDS encoding ABC transporter permease, translated to MTATAAPPQAPAPAGPPVHKPSVRKRLVPYWLLLPGILWLLVFFVLPMVYQASTSVQTGSLEEGFQVTWHFQTYWDAFTEYYPQFLRSLLYAGTATALCLLLGYPLAYLIAFKAGRWRNLLLVLVIAPFFTSFLIRTLAWKTILADGGPVVDVLNKVGFLDVTSWLGMTEGDRVLATPLAVVCGLTYNFLPFMILPLYSSLERIDTRLHEAAGDLYAKPATVFRKVTFPLSMPGVVSGTLLTFIPASGDYVNAELLGSTDTRMIGNVIQSQYLRILDYPTAAALSFILMAIVLIMVTVYIRRAGTEDLV